From the genome of Abditibacteriota bacterium, one region includes:
- the amt gene encoding ammonium transporter produces MTFSAVNTIWVLVGAALVFFMQAGFAMCEAGFTQAKNAGNILMKNLMDLCIGTPLYWLVGFGIMFGAGSAVIGWGDPFILKDYGHALPSGVPLWAFVIFQSVFCATSATIVAGAMAERTKFSAYCLYSAVISMFIYPVSGHWIWGGGWLANLGFHDFAGSTAVHMVGGVCSMIGAAMLGARVGKYGSDGKPRAIPGHNIPIAALGVFILWFCWFGFNGASTVGMDTDDLISTAGRVFFNTNLAATVATVVAMIITWCRYGKPDVSMTFNASLAGLVGITAGCDAVNPFGAAVIGICCGVTVIFAVEFFDKIARIDDPVGAIAVHGVCGALGTIMTGLFATGISTPKGLFYGGGAGFLGVQALGVVAVMLWTTCVISIVFFIIKKTIGLRAEAADEITGLDRSEHSLYSAYAGFTVMSSIAPTAEPAPAVTELAGETVPVMHVKAKSPSEQLFAAIRIICRPSGLEDLKAAMNKIGITGMTVTNVMGYGAQKGKPEYYRGTPIEVTLLPKVQTDIVVDAASVDKVVAAARKVLYTGHIGDGKIFITDVDNIVRVRTGEEGAEALQQSE; encoded by the coding sequence ATGACATTTTCTGCGGTAAACACGATATGGGTGCTGGTCGGCGCTGCATTGGTATTCTTTATGCAGGCAGGCTTTGCCATGTGCGAGGCCGGCTTTACGCAAGCCAAGAACGCCGGCAACATCCTGATGAAAAACCTGATGGACCTTTGTATAGGGACCCCGCTTTACTGGCTGGTGGGCTTCGGCATCATGTTCGGAGCCGGCTCGGCAGTGATCGGCTGGGGCGATCCGTTTATCCTGAAGGATTACGGACACGCGCTCCCGTCGGGCGTCCCTCTGTGGGCCTTCGTCATTTTCCAGTCGGTATTTTGCGCCACCTCGGCCACCATCGTGGCGGGAGCCATGGCAGAGCGGACCAAATTCAGCGCCTACTGCCTGTACTCGGCTGTGATAAGCATGTTCATATATCCCGTATCCGGACACTGGATATGGGGCGGCGGCTGGCTGGCAAACCTGGGCTTTCATGACTTTGCCGGTTCCACTGCCGTGCACATGGTAGGCGGCGTCTGCTCCATGATCGGAGCCGCCATGCTGGGAGCCCGTGTGGGCAAATACGGCTCCGACGGCAAACCCCGGGCCATCCCCGGACACAATATACCCATTGCGGCGCTGGGCGTATTCATCCTGTGGTTCTGCTGGTTCGGCTTCAACGGAGCCAGCACGGTGGGAATGGATACCGACGACCTCATATCCACCGCCGGCCGGGTGTTCTTCAACACCAACCTGGCCGCCACAGTGGCCACGGTGGTCGCCATGATCATCACCTGGTGCCGCTACGGCAAGCCCGACGTGTCCATGACCTTCAACGCCTCGCTGGCAGGTCTGGTGGGCATCACGGCAGGCTGCGACGCCGTCAACCCCTTCGGAGCAGCCGTCATCGGCATTTGCTGCGGCGTCACCGTGATCTTTGCCGTGGAGTTTTTTGACAAGATAGCCAGGATCGACGACCCCGTCGGCGCCATTGCCGTCCACGGAGTCTGCGGCGCCCTGGGCACCATTATGACCGGTCTTTTTGCCACGGGCATCTCCACCCCCAAGGGACTTTTCTACGGAGGAGGAGCAGGCTTTCTGGGCGTGCAGGCCCTGGGAGTCGTTGCCGTGATGCTGTGGACGACCTGCGTCATATCCATAGTGTTTTTTATCATCAAAAAGACCATAGGCCTCCGGGCAGAGGCCGCCGACGAGATCACAGGTCTGGACCGTTCGGAGCACAGCCTGTATTCCGCCTACGCCGGCTTTACCGTCATGAGCAGCATAGCTCCCACGGCAGAGCCCGCCCCTGCAGTGACAGAGCTCGCCGGAGAGACAGTGCCCGTGATGCACGTGAAGGCCAAGAGCCCCTCGGAACAGCTTTTTGCCGCCATACGCATCATATGCCGGCCCTCCGGCCTTGAAGACCTGAAGGCAGCCATGAACAAGATAGGCATCACCGGTATGACCGTCACCAACGTCATGGGCTACGGAGCCCAGAAGGGCAAGCCCGAATACTACCGCGGCACCCCCATAGAGGTGACCCTGCTGCCCAAGGTGCAGACAGACATAGTGGTGGACGCCGCCTCAGTGGACAAG
- a CDS encoding VanZ family protein has translation MIKFFRFFSIVMLIAWAVVIFRFSSQSADDSGSLSHNFTHRILCIIYPGFNDMPLMEQLDLRHKADKVVRKIAHFTVFAVFGFIACAVAFAYMLKKPLRQAAPAVTGLVYAVSDEIHQLFVPGRSCEFTDVLIDFAGCLLGICITHLSAGAFLSARKR, from the coding sequence ATGATCAAATTCTTCAGATTCTTCAGTATCGTAATGCTCATCGCCTGGGCAGTGGTCATCTTCCGCTTTTCTTCGCAGAGCGCAGATGACTCGGGGTCTCTCTCACACAATTTTACCCATCGTATCCTTTGTATCATTTATCCCGGATTCAACGATATGCCTCTCATGGAGCAGCTGGACCTGAGACACAAGGCGGACAAGGTGGTCCGCAAGATCGCTCATTTCACCGTATTCGCGGTGTTCGGCTTCATCGCCTGCGCGGTGGCTTTTGCGTATATGCTGAAAAAGCCCCTGAGACAGGCGGCGCCTGCCGTCACGGGTCTGGTCTATGCCGTGTCCGACGAGATCCATCAGCTCTTCGTCCCCGGCCGGTCCTGCGAGTTCACAGACGTGCTCATAGATTTTGCCGGCTGCCTGTTGGGTATCTGCATCACCCATCTGTCTGCAGGCGCGTTTTTGTCTGCCAGAAAGAGATAA